The following proteins come from a genomic window of Polaribacter dokdonensis:
- a CDS encoding TolC family protein, translated as MKLNRYSIIVGLLLLSLNGFAQEILTKERALEITLENNFGIKIAKNNLEIAENNTSIYNSGKLPTATLNSGANYSRNNQSLTFTDRDTGNDSEISGNGVVAKTYNASLGVNYTIFDGFGRKYNVEQLKQTYNLTELQARETIENTYLQLFTTYFQIARLSENTDNLAEALTISKQRLQRAQYQYDYGQSTKLEFLNAQVDVNNDSISLIAAKQQLNNAKRGLNVILGKETATNFSVETNVEYNNMLSFEDLKIKTMQNNSLLKQNEQNIAISEFNVKINKATYLPSLNFNASYGYNRTRNENLINPFGAKLITSDGLNAGLNLTWNIFDGGSTKTRVANAKIALDNQQILLEQQKLNIENNLKNTWENYKNQLFILSAQEQNVQSNQNNFDRTQERFKLGQISSVEFRQAQINLINAKTALNNAKFDAKLIELQLLQLSGDILNVKL; from the coding sequence ATGAAATTGAATAGATACAGCATAATTGTAGGTTTATTGCTATTGAGTTTAAACGGATTTGCTCAAGAAATTTTAACCAAAGAAAGAGCATTAGAAATTACATTAGAGAATAATTTCGGAATTAAAATTGCTAAGAACAATTTAGAAATTGCAGAGAATAATACTAGTATTTATAATTCTGGTAAATTACCAACTGCAACTTTAAATTCAGGAGCAAATTATAGCAGAAATAACCAGAGTTTAACTTTTACAGATAGAGATACAGGTAATGATTCAGAAATTTCTGGTAATGGAGTTGTAGCAAAAACGTACAACGCTTCTTTAGGTGTAAACTATACCATTTTTGATGGTTTTGGTCGTAAATATAATGTGGAACAATTAAAGCAAACCTATAATTTAACTGAGTTACAAGCTAGAGAAACTATAGAAAATACTTATTTACAATTATTTACTACCTATTTTCAAATAGCGCGTTTATCAGAAAATACAGATAATTTGGCAGAGGCACTTACCATTTCTAAACAACGTTTGCAGCGTGCACAATATCAATATGACTATGGTCAATCTACTAAATTAGAATTTTTAAATGCACAAGTAGATGTAAATAATGATAGTATTTCACTAATTGCAGCAAAACAACAATTAAACAATGCAAAGCGTGGTTTAAATGTAATTTTAGGTAAGGAAACTGCTACTAATTTTAGTGTAGAAACAAATGTTGAGTATAATAATATGCTAAGTTTCGAAGATTTAAAAATCAAAACAATGCAAAATAATTCATTGTTAAAGCAGAATGAACAAAACATTGCAATTAGCGAGTTTAATGTTAAAATCAATAAAGCAACATACTTACCATCTCTAAATTTTAATGCCTCTTATGGGTATAATAGAACTAGAAACGAAAATTTAATCAATCCTTTTGGTGCAAAATTAATTACTTCAGATGGTTTAAATGCAGGGCTAAATTTAACTTGGAATATTTTTGATGGAGGCTCAACCAAAACTAGAGTAGCCAATGCAAAAATTGCTTTAGATAATCAGCAAATATTGTTAGAGCAACAAAAGCTAAACATAGAGAATAACTTAAAAAATACTTGGGAGAATTATAAAAACCAACTGTTTATTTTAAGTGCTCAAGAGCAAAATGTACAGAGTAATCAAAATAATTTCGATAGAACTCAAGAGCGTTTTAAGCTAGGGCAAATATCTTCTGTAGAGTTTAGGCAAGCTCAAATTAATTTAATTAATGCTAAAACAGCTCTGAATAATGCCAAGTTTGATGCAAAGTTGATTGAGTTGCAATTACTACAATTAAGTGGAGATATTTTAAACGTGAAATTGTAA
- a CDS encoding Crp/Fnr family transcriptional regulator → MSEFNTKLISNFGYLFEDALLKEIEEVGIYKTVPKNEIIIDIEDNIKAMPLLLNGAIKILREDEKGDELVLYYLEKGDTCAITLSCCLGKTKSKIRAVSETDIELIMIPKEKMAEWLSNYNSWQSFILHSYHSRVDELLEAIDTIAFLKMDERLFKYLKDKAMVTSDDRIYTTHKEISEDLHTSRVVISRLLKKLENEGKIQLFRNSIKMLEL, encoded by the coding sequence ATGTCTGAGTTTAACACAAAGCTAATTTCCAACTTTGGTTATTTGTTCGAAGATGCACTTCTAAAAGAAATAGAAGAAGTAGGCATCTATAAAACTGTGCCCAAAAATGAAATAATTATAGATATAGAAGATAATATAAAAGCAATGCCATTATTATTAAATGGAGCTATAAAAATCTTAAGAGAAGATGAAAAAGGAGATGAGCTAGTTTTATATTATTTAGAAAAAGGAGATACTTGTGCAATAACTTTATCTTGTTGCTTAGGTAAAACAAAGAGTAAAATTAGAGCGGTTTCAGAAACCGACATTGAGCTTATTATGATTCCTAAAGAAAAAATGGCAGAATGGTTAAGCAACTATAATTCTTGGCAATCGTTTATTTTACATAGTTATCATTCTAGAGTAGATGAACTTTTAGAAGCAATAGATACTATTGCATTTTTAAAGATGGATGAACGATTGTTTAAATATCTAAAAGATAAAGCTATGGTTACTAGTGATGATAGAATTTATACAACACACAAAGAAATTTCTGAAGATTTACATACCTCTAGAGTTGTAATTTCCAGATTGTTAAAAAAATTAGAGAATGAGGGTAAAATTCAACTTTTCAGAAACAGTATTAAAATGTTAGAATTGTAA
- the trxA gene encoding thioredoxin, with translation MSSFTDIINQDKPVLVDFFAEWCGPCKMMSPILKEVKSDLKDKISIIKIDVDKNQSLAAKFQVRGVPTFMLFKDGKQVWRQSAMLQKHDLIAVIKQYS, from the coding sequence ATGAGCAGTTTTACAGATATCATAAATCAAGATAAACCAGTTTTAGTCGATTTTTTTGCAGAATGGTGTGGTCCTTGTAAAATGATGAGCCCTATTTTAAAAGAAGTAAAGTCAGATTTAAAAGATAAAATTTCAATTATTAAAATAGATGTTGATAAAAACCAAAGTTTGGCTGCAAAATTTCAGGTGAGAGGAGTACCAACATTTATGCTTTTTAAAGACGGAAAGCAAGTTTGGAGACAATCTGCAATGTTGCAAAAACACGATTTAATTGCAGTAATTAAACAATATAGTTAA
- a CDS encoding methyltransferase domain-containing protein, which translates to MIFNEDFWDNKYKTNKTGWDLGQVSPPLKTYFDQLTNKELKILIPGGGNSYEAEYLLNTSFTNVYVVDISKLALENLKKRVPNFPSSNLIHQNFFDLELKFDLIIEQTFFCALDPNLRKNYVHKMHSLLNENGKLVGLLFDAKLNEDHPPFGGDKKEYIALFKNQFDIKILEDCYNSIQNRQGMELFCKSIKK; encoded by the coding sequence ATGATATTTAACGAAGATTTTTGGGATAATAAATACAAAACCAATAAAACTGGTTGGGATTTAGGCCAGGTTTCACCACCATTAAAAACCTATTTTGATCAACTAACCAATAAAGAGTTAAAAATTCTAATTCCTGGAGGAGGTAATTCTTATGAAGCAGAATATTTATTAAACACTAGCTTTACTAATGTTTATGTGGTAGATATTTCTAAACTAGCTTTAGAGAACTTAAAGAAAAGAGTACCAAATTTTCCGTCATCTAATTTAATTCATCAAAACTTTTTTGACTTAGAATTAAAGTTCGATTTAATTATTGAACAAACCTTTTTCTGTGCCTTAGACCCTAACTTAAGAAAAAACTATGTTCATAAAATGCATAGTTTGTTAAATGAAAATGGCAAATTAGTGGGTTTACTTTTTGATGCCAAATTAAATGAAGATCATCCACCTTTTGGAGGTGATAAAAAAGAGTATATAGCATTATTCAAAAATCAATTCGATATAAAGATTTTAGAAGATTGTTACAACTCAATACAAAATAGACAAGGTATGGAGTTGTTCTGTAAATCTATTAAAAAATAA
- a CDS encoding alpha-amylase, which yields MKSIKIIGLGILVFLSQQIVAQEIEKNNWSSSRPDGHAPISVMADHYHGKGGWMFSYRFMNMNMEGLLSESNSISNDAAHDAGYMFTPLKMPMQMHMFGTMYAPSDKITLLAMASIINNDMDLQMRMMGVVTPFSTSSSGFGDVKLGMIYKFMNKNQQSFHGNITFSLPIGSISEMDITPMSSPNEILLPYPMQIGSGTFDTNLGVTYLGQKESFSWGSQLNTTLRFGTNSDEYAFGNQVSFNNWFAVKATNWISFSARIQGLFVDEIRGVNLNLNPIMVTTADTQNSGGTYLNGGLGFNLYASKGTFKDLRLGFEFSSPIYQKPNGIQLERKETITVGLQYAL from the coding sequence ATGAAATCAATAAAAATAATTGGTTTAGGAATCTTAGTATTCTTAAGTCAACAAATAGTAGCGCAAGAAATTGAAAAAAATAATTGGTCTAGTTCTAGACCAGATGGACATGCACCAATTTCTGTAATGGCAGATCATTATCATGGAAAAGGTGGCTGGATGTTTTCTTATAGATTTATGAACATGAATATGGAAGGTTTACTTTCTGAATCTAATTCAATTTCTAATGATGCAGCTCATGATGCTGGATACATGTTTACACCACTAAAAATGCCAATGCAAATGCACATGTTTGGCACAATGTATGCGCCTTCTGATAAAATTACCTTATTAGCTATGGCTAGCATAATTAATAATGACATGGATTTACAAATGAGAATGATGGGTGTGGTTACTCCTTTTTCTACTTCTTCATCAGGTTTTGGTGATGTTAAGTTAGGAATGATTTATAAATTCATGAATAAAAATCAGCAATCTTTTCATGGTAATATTACCTTTTCTTTGCCAATAGGAAGTATTTCTGAAATGGATATAACACCTATGAGCTCTCCTAATGAAATCTTACTACCTTATCCTATGCAAATTGGCTCAGGTACTTTTGACACAAATTTAGGAGTTACTTATTTAGGACAAAAAGAGTCATTTTCTTGGGGAAGTCAATTAAACACTACACTTCGTTTTGGAACAAATTCAGATGAGTATGCATTTGGAAATCAAGTAAGTTTTAACAACTGGTTTGCAGTAAAAGCAACAAATTGGATTAGTTTTTCTGCAAGAATTCAAGGTTTATTTGTTGATGAAATAAGAGGTGTAAACCTTAATTTGAATCCAATAATGGTAACAACTGCAGATACCCAAAATTCAGGAGGCACCTATCTAAATGGAGGATTAGGATTTAATCTTTATGCTAGCAAAGGCACCTTTAAAGATTTACGTTTAGGTTTTGAATTTTCATCACCTATATATCAAAAACCAAATGGTATTCAATTAGAGAGAAAGGAAACTATTACTGTTGGTTTACAGTATGCATTGTAG
- a CDS encoding acyl-CoA dehydrogenase family protein, translating into MKPDLYQAPDYYNIDDLLSEEHKLIRDSAREWVKRDVSPIIEDYAQRAEFPKQIINGLAEIGAFGPYIPEEFGGAGLDQISYGLIMQEIERGDSGVRSTASVQSSLVMYPIFTYGNEEQRKKYLPKLASGEWMGSFGLTEPNHGSNPGGMETNFKDKGDHYLLNGAKMWISNAPFCDVAVVWAKNEEGRIHGLIVERGMEGFSTPETHNKWSLRASATGELIFDNVKVPKENLLPNKSGLGAPLGCLDSARYGISWGAIGAAMDCYDTALRYAKEREQFGKPIAQFQLQQKKLAEMITEITKAQLLAWRLGTLKNEGKATSAQISMAKRNNVEMALKVAREARQMLGGMGISGDYSIMRHMMNLESVVTYEGTHDIHLLITGLDITGLNGFK; encoded by the coding sequence ATGAAGCCAGACTTATATCAAGCACCAGATTATTATAATATAGATGATTTACTTTCTGAAGAACACAAACTAATTCGTGATTCTGCTAGAGAATGGGTAAAACGTGATGTTTCTCCAATTATTGAAGATTATGCTCAAAGAGCAGAGTTTCCAAAACAAATTATTAATGGATTAGCAGAAATTGGTGCTTTTGGACCTTATATACCAGAAGAATTTGGTGGAGCTGGTTTAGACCAAATTTCTTATGGATTAATTATGCAAGAGATAGAAAGAGGAGATTCTGGAGTTCGCTCTACAGCTTCTGTGCAATCTTCTTTAGTGATGTACCCAATTTTTACTTATGGAAATGAGGAACAACGCAAAAAATATTTACCAAAATTAGCTTCTGGAGAATGGATGGGTTCTTTTGGATTAACTGAACCAAATCATGGTTCAAATCCTGGAGGTATGGAAACCAATTTTAAAGATAAAGGCGATCATTATTTATTAAATGGAGCTAAAATGTGGATTTCAAACGCTCCTTTTTGTGATGTTGCTGTAGTTTGGGCTAAAAATGAAGAAGGTCGAATTCATGGCCTTATCGTAGAACGTGGAATGGAGGGTTTCTCTACTCCAGAAACACATAATAAATGGTCTTTACGTGCTTCTGCAACTGGTGAGCTTATTTTTGATAATGTTAAAGTTCCAAAAGAAAATTTATTACCAAACAAATCTGGTTTAGGAGCACCTTTAGGCTGTTTAGATTCTGCTAGATATGGAATTTCTTGGGGTGCAATTGGTGCTGCAATGGATTGTTATGACACTGCTTTGAGATACGCAAAAGAGCGTGAACAATTTGGTAAACCTATTGCCCAGTTTCAATTACAACAAAAGAAATTGGCTGAAATGATTACAGAAATCACCAAAGCTCAGCTATTAGCTTGGAGACTTGGTACATTAAAAAATGAAGGTAAAGCTACTTCAGCACAGATTTCTATGGCAAAAAGAAATAATGTAGAAATGGCTTTAAAGGTAGCTAGAGAAGCAAGACAAATGTTAGGTGGTATGGGTATTTCTGGTGATTATTCTATTATGCGTCATATGATGAATTTAGAAAGTGTTGTTACTTATGAAGGTACACATGATATTCATTTACTTATTACAGGTTTAGACATTACAGGTTTAAACGGATTTAAATAA
- the rnpA gene encoding ribonuclease P protein component has product MKYTLGKQERLKSKKLIEKLYKEGSSVKAFPLRMVFLQTEHTSDYPAQIGVSVAKRNFKKAPDRNRLKRLMRESYRLQKEIVYNNLDVPYVFMISYLGKEEKDYEEIYAKMNKLLNLFIKQIQNIPNEEHDS; this is encoded by the coding sequence ATGAAGTATACCCTTGGCAAACAAGAAAGATTAAAAAGTAAAAAGCTTATAGAAAAGCTATACAAAGAAGGTAGTTCTGTAAAAGCGTTTCCATTAAGAATGGTTTTTTTACAAACAGAACATACTTCAGATTATCCTGCACAAATTGGCGTTTCTGTAGCAAAAAGAAACTTTAAAAAAGCACCAGATAGAAATCGACTGAAAAGGTTGATGCGTGAAAGTTATCGTCTTCAAAAGGAAATTGTTTACAACAATTTAGATGTTCCTTATGTTTTTATGATTTCGTATCTTGGGAAAGAAGAAAAGGATTATGAAGAAATTTATGCTAAAATGAATAAGTTATTGAATTTATTCATCAAACAGATACAAAATATACCCAATGAAGAACATGATTCGTAA
- a CDS encoding S41 family peptidase: MKNMIRKHKIALILLFSVLFLSFSVKSKFFEVAKQIEIYNSLFKELNMYYVDEINPADLTDKAIKNTLKDLDPYTNFYNEQDVEDAKIRREGEYAGIGVSVYYTDKGIQLKEIYKGFSADKSGLKAGDIIISVDGQSLKNMERDELSMFLKGTPNTRVNAKVLRQGLVIDKILVREKVEVNPVPYYKMIDDETGYITLTRFNNKASSEVKKAFVALKEKGMKKLVFDLRSNPGGSLLEAINISNFFIPKGKTIVTTKAKIKKWSNNYRGSNDALDLEIPIVVLVNGSSASASEIVSGSLQDYDRAVIMGQRSFGKGLVQRQKELTYGTQLKLTISKYYTPSGRCIQELDYTNRDSKTGIVPKFSARGINAFKTANGRTVYDGGGIMPDVEIKLSEKTEATKALISSKALFNFATDYYYQNENIADSESFNFTKTDFKNFAKYLEKDTTFLTPQEKLFEEAYKSSKKSLISKEYESLKNKLVAQKLSAIKKNEDILTSLLQEEILLKYYYKEGVYENQLKNDETISEALNLLKNQQKYNQILSGK; encoded by the coding sequence ATGAAGAACATGATTCGTAAACATAAAATAGCACTAATTCTATTGTTTTCTGTGCTGTTTTTATCATTTTCAGTTAAATCTAAATTTTTTGAAGTAGCCAAACAGATAGAAATTTATAATTCATTGTTTAAGGAATTGAACATGTATTATGTAGATGAAATTAATCCTGCAGATTTAACAGATAAAGCAATTAAAAATACGTTGAAGGATTTAGATCCTTACACCAACTTCTATAATGAGCAAGATGTAGAAGATGCAAAAATTAGAAGAGAAGGCGAATATGCAGGTATTGGTGTTTCTGTGTATTATACAGATAAAGGAATACAACTTAAAGAAATTTACAAAGGTTTTTCTGCAGATAAATCTGGTTTAAAAGCAGGGGATATCATTATTTCTGTTGATGGCCAATCTTTAAAAAATATGGAACGAGATGAACTTTCTATGTTTTTAAAAGGAACACCAAATACAAGAGTTAATGCTAAAGTTTTAAGACAGGGTCTAGTAATTGATAAGATTTTGGTTAGAGAAAAAGTTGAGGTGAATCCTGTACCTTACTATAAAATGATAGATGATGAAACTGGTTATATTACCTTAACTCGTTTTAACAATAAAGCATCATCAGAAGTTAAAAAAGCGTTTGTTGCCTTAAAGGAGAAAGGCATGAAAAAGCTGGTTTTCGATTTACGATCAAATCCTGGAGGTTCTTTATTAGAAGCAATTAATATTTCGAATTTTTTTATTCCAAAAGGTAAAACAATTGTTACCACAAAAGCTAAAATAAAGAAATGGAGTAATAATTACAGAGGCTCTAATGATGCTTTAGATTTAGAAATACCTATAGTTGTTTTAGTGAATGGCAGTTCAGCATCAGCATCAGAAATTGTTAGTGGTTCTTTACAAGATTATGACAGAGCAGTAATTATGGGTCAACGTTCTTTTGGAAAAGGATTAGTTCAACGTCAAAAAGAATTGACCTATGGTACACAATTAAAGCTAACGATATCTAAATATTATACACCAAGTGGAAGGTGTATTCAAGAATTAGATTACACCAATAGAGATTCTAAAACAGGAATTGTACCTAAATTTTCTGCAAGAGGAATTAATGCTTTTAAAACAGCTAATGGACGAACTGTTTATGATGGAGGAGGTATTATGCCAGATGTAGAAATTAAATTATCTGAAAAAACAGAAGCGACTAAAGCTCTAATTAGTTCTAAGGCTTTATTCAATTTTGCTACAGATTACTATTATCAGAATGAAAATATTGCAGATTCTGAGAGTTTTAATTTCACAAAAACTGATTTTAAAAATTTTGCAAAGTATTTAGAGAAAGATACTACGTTTTTAACTCCACAAGAAAAGTTGTTTGAAGAGGCATATAAATCGTCAAAAAAAAGTTTAATTTCTAAAGAATATGAAAGTTTAAAAAACAAATTAGTTGCTCAGAAATTAAGTGCTATTAAAAAGAACGAAGATATTTTGACTAGTTTGTTACAAGAAGAAATCTTATTAAAATATTATTACAAAGAAGGTGTTTATGAAAATCAACTTAAGAATGATGAGACTATTTCTGAGGCACTTAACTTATTAAAGAATCAACAAAAATATAACCAAATATTATCAGGCAAATAA
- a CDS encoding DUF6909 family protein translates to MLHTKNIERTRAQESTNAIEKLYISMRHLFTRGFYKPMGVSGETLRKSLLLLRPEIYGSIAEDKIELDGLVYVIERLPEGIEQCQFINLTADEGYKNSHFKAIIPPKRRRNCYRIDKDQMNIEITRGRSEIYDILTHLTFLFIESHKIQERVSINEGEDFTREWLHLEDVVLHKKEISEEEKEVIIVHLGNILGRTFDEVSATYKIFSTEENPHKFFGLIYWLGKLAIKEVLEGKKRTVTFSSLLIEEIGHHIYGEIWANDIKHILKEYQLLQRPLHIISANMHSVLNSIYAKGALPKEAENHKEFELYQLLSNSDSKPLQKKVMDYASKNGLIYVKDTSGTNINVQIIDTDKINFDESPFQKQHSLEEKPVIIVMDYAFGEQAYETMDELLKPYEAANEDKVHLDVKSISIMGKAGILEGGKGDIMIPSAHIFEGTADNYPFKNELDKEDLEGFGVKVFDGSMISVLGTSLQNKDLLKFFHDSTWNVIGLEMEGAHYQKAIQSASKIRGNISEDVKVRYAYYASDNPLETGATLASGGLGMTGVTPTYAITQRILEQIF, encoded by the coding sequence ATGTTACATACCAAAAATATAGAAAGAACAAGGGCTCAAGAGTCTACAAACGCAATTGAGAAGTTGTATATTTCAATGCGTCATTTATTTACAAGAGGGTTTTATAAACCTATGGGTGTTTCTGGTGAAACTTTACGTAAATCGTTATTGTTATTGCGTCCTGAAATTTATGGATCTATTGCAGAAGATAAAATTGAATTAGATGGTTTAGTTTATGTCATAGAAAGACTTCCTGAAGGAATAGAGCAATGTCAATTTATTAACCTTACAGCAGATGAAGGTTATAAGAATTCGCATTTTAAGGCTATAATTCCACCAAAGAGAAGAAGAAATTGCTATAGAATAGATAAAGATCAAATGAATATTGAAATTACCAGAGGTAGATCTGAGATTTATGATATTCTAACACATTTAACTTTTTTATTTATTGAATCGCATAAAATTCAAGAACGTGTCTCTATTAATGAAGGTGAAGATTTTACAAGAGAATGGCTTCACTTAGAGGATGTTGTTTTGCATAAAAAAGAAATATCTGAAGAAGAGAAAGAAGTAATTATTGTTCATTTAGGTAATATTTTAGGTAGAACTTTTGATGAGGTTTCTGCTACTTATAAAATATTTTCTACAGAAGAAAATCCGCATAAATTCTTTGGTTTAATTTATTGGTTAGGCAAATTAGCCATCAAAGAAGTTTTAGAAGGTAAGAAAAGAACAGTAACATTTAGCTCACTTTTAATAGAGGAAATTGGACATCATATATATGGTGAAATTTGGGCAAATGACATCAAACATATTTTAAAAGAATATCAGTTATTGCAAAGACCATTGCATATTATAAGTGCAAATATGCACAGTGTTTTGAATTCAATTTATGCAAAAGGAGCTTTGCCAAAAGAAGCAGAAAATCATAAAGAATTTGAGTTATATCAACTATTAAGTAATTCAGACAGCAAGCCATTGCAGAAAAAAGTAATGGATTATGCATCTAAAAACGGTTTGATTTATGTGAAAGATACATCTGGAACCAATATAAATGTTCAAATAATTGATACAGACAAAATAAATTTTGATGAATCTCCGTTTCAAAAACAGCATTCGTTAGAAGAAAAACCTGTGATTATAGTTATGGATTACGCTTTTGGTGAGCAAGCTTATGAAACTATGGATGAATTATTGAAACCTTATGAAGCAGCAAATGAGGATAAGGTTCATTTAGATGTAAAATCTATTTCAATAATGGGTAAAGCTGGTATTTTAGAAGGTGGTAAAGGAGATATTATGATTCCTTCTGCACATATTTTTGAAGGTACAGCAGATAATTATCCATTTAAAAATGAGTTAGACAAAGAAGATTTAGAGGGTTTTGGTGTAAAGGTTTTTGATGGTTCTATGATTTCTGTTTTAGGAACATCTTTACAGAATAAAGATTTATTAAAATTCTTTCATGACTCAACCTGGAATGTAATTGGTTTAGAGATGGAGGGTGCACACTATCAAAAAGCTATACAATCTGCCTCTAAAATTAGAGGAAATATTTCTGAGGATGTAAAAGTTAGATATGCATATTATGCATCTGATAATCCTTTAGAAACAGGAGCAACATTGGCTTCTGGAGGATTAGGTATGACAGGAGTAACACCTACTTATGCCATCACTCAAAGAATTTTAGAACAAATATTTTAA